DNA from Actinoplanes sp. SE50/110:
GGCGACCGACCTGGAGGAGCGGCTCGCCGAACGCGGTGTCGGCCGGCTCGTGGTGGCCGGTGCGCAGTCCGACGCGTGCATCCGGTCGACCATCCACGGCGCCTTCACCCGGGGCTACGACGTGCTGCTGGTCAGCGACGCGCACACCACCGAGGACCTGACCGAGTGGGGCGCGCCCGACCCGGCGACCGTGGTGTCGTTCACCAACCTGTACTGGAGCGGGCAGGCCGCACCCGGCCGGGTCGCCGGCACCGCGCCGACCGCCGAGGTCGACTTCGCCGGGGCCGCCGCGTGACCGGTGGCAACGAGTGGCTGCGCCGGAGCGCCG
Protein-coding regions in this window:
- a CDS encoding cysteine hydrolase family protein, which gives rise to MTTLDGRDATALLVIDVQNGVVGETSVNRDTVIANIATLVGKARAEAVPVIWVQHSDDDLPFGSEQWAYVPELPQAGGEPVVHKRFGDSFEATDLEERLAERGVGRLVVAGAQSDACIRSTIHGAFTRGYDVLLVSDAHTTEDLTEWGAPDPATVVSFTNLYWSGQAAPGRVAGTAPTAEVDFAGAAA